One genomic region from Gemmatimonadaceae bacterium encodes:
- a CDS encoding UDP-N-acetylglucosamine--N-acetylmuramyl-(pentapeptide) pyrophosphoryl-undecaprenol N-acetylglucosamine transferase — MRVLFAGGGTGGHLYPGLAIARALVRERPDVAPYFVGAERGIEREVLPSTGFAYRLLDLHPLYRSRPWRSWRTAAGLASAWRSLGGIAREDRPALVVGTGGYASGAALAWAVRAGVPLVLQEQNSYPGMTTRFFARRAREVYLGYGEAAARLRVRPTTWLGETGNPIAPPPEPRPARAAARREWGFPESGGAVVLAFGGSQGARPINDALAGWVARGLPDGVHLIWATGRASYERYAHLEAQRVRVVPYLSPIERAYAATDLAVTRSGALTLAELCAWGIPMILVPLPTAAADHQTANARVVADAGAAIAVAQSEFSAPRLDADVRRLTANAAALALIAAHAAGRGRPNAAQEIARRIANLLPPA; from the coding sequence GTGAGGGTGCTGTTCGCCGGCGGAGGAACCGGCGGGCATCTCTATCCGGGGCTGGCGATCGCCCGGGCGCTCGTCCGAGAGCGCCCCGACGTGGCGCCGTACTTCGTCGGGGCCGAGCGCGGCATCGAGCGCGAGGTGCTGCCGTCGACCGGCTTCGCCTACCGGCTGCTCGATCTGCATCCGTTGTATCGATCGCGGCCGTGGCGGAGCTGGCGCACGGCGGCGGGGCTGGCGAGCGCGTGGCGATCGTTAGGCGGGATCGCGCGCGAGGATCGGCCGGCGCTGGTCGTGGGCACGGGCGGCTACGCCTCCGGCGCCGCGCTGGCGTGGGCGGTTCGCGCGGGCGTTCCGCTGGTGCTCCAGGAACAGAACAGCTATCCGGGCATGACGACGCGCTTCTTTGCCCGCCGGGCGCGCGAGGTGTACCTGGGCTACGGCGAGGCGGCCGCACGCCTTCGCGTGCGGCCGACGACGTGGTTAGGCGAAACAGGGAACCCGATCGCGCCGCCGCCCGAGCCGCGGCCGGCTCGGGCGGCGGCGCGGCGGGAATGGGGATTTCCGGAATCCGGCGGCGCCGTGGTGCTCGCGTTCGGCGGCAGCCAGGGCGCGCGTCCGATCAACGATGCGCTCGCCGGGTGGGTCGCGCGCGGTCTGCCCGACGGCGTGCATCTCATCTGGGCGACCGGACGCGCCTCGTACGAGCGATACGCGCATCTGGAGGCGCAGCGCGTGCGCGTGGTGCCGTATCTCTCGCCCATCGAGCGCGCGTACGCCGCCACGGATCTCGCCGTGACGCGCTCGGGCGCGCTCACGCTCGCCGAGCTGTGCGCGTGGGGCATCCCGATGATCCTGGTGCCGTTGCCGACGGCCGCGGCGGACCACCAGACGGCAAACGCCAGGGTCGTGGCCGACGCCGGCGCGGCGATCGCCGTGGCGCAATCCGAGTTCTCGGCGCCGCGCCTCGACGCCGACGTCAGACGCCTAACCGCGAACGCTGCCGCACTCGCGCTGATCGCCGCGCACGCGGCAGGCCGGGGACGTCCGAACGCGGCGCAGGAAATCGCGCGGCGCATCGCGAATCTGCTGCCGCCCGCCTGA
- a CDS encoding putative peptidoglycan glycosyltransferase FtsW has product MKSRTSGANAAVAAGARASKSLAVQGGRRRWRMGVDARALVIVTAALLAFGVAVLYSASALVAERDGHGSTFFLLRQLGGIGIGIVLFAVAAKMDAERWREWAWPIMGFSIVMLLIPVLPFTGAIAPRINGSRRWVNVGFAFQSSELAKMAVIVWTAMLVVKKGDLMRRLTKGLLPFLLVLAVLNLLVLLEPDLSMAMTFTLIMGVILFAGGVRIGHVVLLCVIAIPLFWHELEKVQYALLRMTSFFNPGHAPEVVGYQLKQSLIAVGSGGLWGVGFGQGRQQLGFVPFPYNDFIASNIGEEWGWLGIVGVTLAFAIYGWLGFRIAKQARSQFQQLLAIGIVFNTVSTAFLHIGVVIGLLPTTGLTLPFISYGRTNLVLSILMTGILVNVGSVNERVLGAHATDPLGVTAA; this is encoded by the coding sequence GTGAAGTCGCGCACGTCGGGAGCGAACGCGGCCGTGGCCGCGGGCGCGCGCGCATCGAAGAGCTTGGCGGTGCAGGGCGGCCGCCGGCGATGGCGCATGGGCGTCGATGCGCGGGCACTCGTGATCGTGACTGCCGCGCTGCTCGCCTTCGGCGTGGCGGTGCTCTACAGCGCGAGCGCGCTCGTGGCGGAGCGAGATGGCCACGGCAGCACGTTCTTCCTCCTCAGGCAACTGGGCGGCATCGGTATCGGTATCGTGCTGTTCGCGGTCGCCGCGAAGATGGATGCGGAGCGCTGGCGCGAGTGGGCGTGGCCGATCATGGGATTTAGTATTGTAATGTTACTTATTCCGGTGCTGCCCTTCACCGGCGCGATCGCGCCCCGCATCAACGGGTCGCGGCGGTGGGTCAACGTCGGATTCGCGTTTCAGTCGTCGGAGCTGGCGAAGATGGCGGTGATCGTCTGGACGGCGATGCTGGTGGTGAAGAAGGGCGACTTGATGCGCCGGCTGACCAAAGGATTGTTGCCGTTCCTCCTCGTCCTTGCCGTCCTCAATCTGCTGGTGCTGCTCGAGCCGGATCTCTCGATGGCCATGACCTTCACCCTGATCATGGGCGTCATCCTGTTCGCGGGCGGTGTGCGCATCGGACACGTGGTGCTGCTGTGCGTGATCGCCATCCCGCTGTTCTGGCACGAGCTCGAGAAGGTGCAGTACGCGCTGCTGCGCATGACGTCGTTCTTCAATCCCGGGCATGCGCCGGAGGTGGTGGGCTATCAGCTCAAGCAGTCGCTCATCGCCGTCGGCTCGGGCGGGCTGTGGGGCGTGGGATTCGGCCAGGGCCGTCAGCAGCTTGGCTTCGTGCCGTTCCCGTACAACGATTTCATTGCGAGCAATATCGGCGAGGAATGGGGCTGGTTAGGCATCGTGGGTGTGACGCTGGCGTTCGCGATCTATGGGTGGTTGGGCTTCCGTATCGCGAAGCAGGCGCGAAGCCAGTTCCAGCAATTGTTGGCGATCGGCATCGTGTTCAACACGGTGAGCACGGCGTTCCTGCACATCGGCGTGGTGATCGGGCTGCTGCCGACCACGGGTCTGACGCTTCCGTTCATCTCGTACGGGCGGACGAATCTGGTGCTGTCGATTCTCATGACGGGCATCCTGGTGAACGTCGGGAGCGTCAACGAGCGCGTGCTGGGAGCGCACGCGACGGATCCGCTCGGAGTCACAGCGGCGTGA
- the murD gene encoding UDP-N-acetylmuramoyl-L-alanine--D-glutamate ligase: MIPRAWRQGEIAVIGLGASGRAAAELLARDGLRVYASDASSSDAAQRAAAALGRLGASVQTGGHDLGRVARAAVVVASPGVPPDAAPLARARSAGVPVVSEIEIGLRYLPEHTRYIAITGTNGKTTTTAMVGHLLRALGLTAVDAGNIGTPLTEIALAATPPAWVSLEVSSFQLHDTPSIAPTVGVLTNLSPDHLDRYPSVDAYYADKALLFASASASSKWVLNADDRETARMVQSVAAAHPAAAAPTGAAWPLRGALDFSLKHRAEAYYDRMSDDLVVMGLPLLARRKLGLFGDHNVANALAASLAVMAADPLHTLPASRAQIAAGLQSFRALSHRLESVGELGGVLWINDSKATNVSSTLVAIEGMTRPTVLLLGGRHKGEPYTALAEPLRRIGRAVIAYGEAGPIVAKDLEGVVPLFQLGSDFEAVMAKARSLAQPGDVVLLSPACSSYDMFANYTERGATFRKLAMQGSGS; the protein is encoded by the coding sequence ATGATTCCGCGCGCCTGGCGTCAGGGCGAGATCGCCGTCATCGGCCTGGGCGCGAGCGGCCGCGCGGCCGCCGAGCTGCTGGCGCGGGACGGGCTGCGCGTGTATGCGTCCGACGCATCTTCCTCCGACGCCGCCCAACGGGCGGCGGCGGCACTGGGCCGGTTAGGCGCGTCGGTGCAGACCGGCGGCCACGACCTCGGGCGCGTTGCGCGCGCGGCGGTCGTGGTCGCCAGTCCCGGTGTGCCGCCCGACGCCGCGCCGCTCGCGCGGGCGCGGTCGGCCGGCGTGCCGGTGGTGAGCGAGATCGAGATCGGCCTGCGCTACCTCCCGGAGCACACCCGCTACATCGCGATCACCGGCACCAACGGCAAGACGACCACCACGGCGATGGTCGGCCACCTGCTTCGCGCGCTCGGCCTCACGGCCGTCGACGCGGGCAACATCGGAACTCCGCTCACCGAGATCGCGCTCGCGGCCACGCCGCCGGCGTGGGTGTCGCTCGAGGTGTCGTCGTTTCAATTGCACGACACGCCCAGCATCGCACCGACGGTCGGGGTGCTCACGAACCTGAGCCCCGACCACCTCGACCGCTATCCGTCCGTCGACGCGTACTACGCCGACAAGGCGCTGCTGTTCGCGAGCGCGTCGGCGTCATCCAAGTGGGTGCTGAACGCGGACGACCGCGAGACCGCGCGCATGGTGCAGTCGGTGGCGGCGGCCCATCCGGCTGCTGCGGCGCCGACGGGAGCGGCCTGGCCGCTGCGCGGCGCACTCGACTTCAGCCTCAAGCATCGAGCGGAGGCATACTATGATCGGATGTCTGATGATTTGGTGGTGATGGGCCTGCCTTTGCTCGCGCGCCGCAAGCTGGGGCTCTTCGGCGACCACAACGTGGCCAACGCCCTCGCGGCATCGCTGGCGGTGATGGCGGCCGATCCGTTGCACACGTTGCCTGCGTCGCGGGCGCAGATCGCCGCCGGCCTCCAGTCCTTCCGCGCGCTGTCGCACCGGCTGGAGAGCGTCGGCGAGCTGGGCGGCGTCCTCTGGATCAACGACTCGAAGGCAACCAACGTGAGCTCGACGCTGGTCGCGATCGAGGGCATGACCCGGCCCACGGTTCTTCTGTTAGGCGGCAGGCACAAAGGCGAGCCGTACACCGCGCTCGCCGAGCCCCTCCGGCGCATCGGGCGCGCCGTGATTGCCTACGGAGAAGCCGGCCCGATCGTCGCCAAGGATCTGGAGGGCGTGGTACCGCTCTTTCAGCTGGGGTCCGATTTCGAGGCCGTCATGGCGAAAGCGAGATCGCTGGCGCAGCCGGGCGACGTGGTGCTGCTCTCGCCGGCCTGCTCGAGCTACGACATGTTCGCGAATTACACGGAACGCGGCGCGACGTTTCGCAAGCTGGCGATGCAGGGGTCGGGCTCGTGA
- the mraY gene encoding phospho-N-acetylmuramoyl-pentapeptide-transferase has translation MGDAIVLYHFLTQYVNSCRVCGVFNLFTYISFRSVGAALTGFVIAILIGKPIIVRLRAMKVRQVIRQGTPETHQGKGNTPTMGGLIVIIGAVVPTLLWARLDNRYVWIALIVTVWMGGIGFLDDYLKLKQKREGQANVGLVERYKLAGQIVIGVGLGLWLWKAPLSTLPGASTTLPFYKYVLLLPLTAGLAWLYVPWVAFVLTGASNAVNLTDGLDGLATGLTAIAAATFAIFAYIIGRIDTSEYLRIFYLRGAGELTVFCSTLFGALIGFLWYNTHPAEVFMGDTGSLALGGALGAIAILLKSEFLLLLIGGVFVAETASVIVQRSVFKHRRRKYGLEYAKAHRVFRRAPLHHHFELSGWTETQVVVRFWILGIFCAFVALTTLKIR, from the coding sequence TTGGGCGACGCGATAGTGCTCTATCATTTTCTCACTCAGTACGTGAACTCGTGCCGCGTGTGCGGCGTGTTCAATCTCTTCACCTACATCAGCTTTCGCTCGGTCGGCGCGGCGCTCACGGGATTCGTCATCGCGATTCTCATCGGCAAGCCGATCATCGTGCGGCTGCGTGCGATGAAGGTGCGCCAGGTGATCAGACAGGGAACGCCCGAGACGCATCAGGGCAAGGGCAACACGCCGACGATGGGCGGCCTGATCGTGATCATCGGCGCGGTGGTGCCGACGCTGCTCTGGGCGCGCCTCGACAACCGCTACGTGTGGATCGCCCTCATTGTCACCGTGTGGATGGGCGGGATCGGTTTCCTGGATGACTACCTCAAGCTCAAGCAGAAGCGGGAGGGACAGGCCAACGTCGGCCTCGTGGAGCGATACAAGCTCGCGGGACAGATCGTGATCGGCGTCGGGTTAGGCCTGTGGCTGTGGAAGGCGCCCTTGTCGACGCTGCCGGGCGCATCCACCACGCTGCCGTTCTACAAGTATGTCCTGCTTCTGCCGCTCACCGCCGGCCTGGCGTGGCTGTACGTGCCGTGGGTCGCGTTCGTGCTCACCGGAGCGAGCAACGCGGTGAATCTCACCGACGGTCTGGACGGCCTGGCGACCGGACTCACCGCCATCGCCGCGGCCACGTTCGCGATCTTCGCGTACATCATCGGGCGTATCGATACGAGCGAATACCTTCGCATCTTCTATCTGCGCGGCGCGGGCGAGCTCACGGTGTTCTGCTCGACGCTGTTCGGCGCGTTGATCGGCTTCCTGTGGTACAACACGCACCCGGCCGAGGTGTTCATGGGGGACACGGGCTCGCTGGCGTTGGGCGGAGCGTTAGGCGCGATCGCCATCCTGCTCAAGAGCGAATTCCTGCTGCTCCTCATCGGCGGCGTGTTCGTGGCCGAGACGGCGTCGGTGATCGTACAGCGATCGGTGTTCAAGCACCGGCGGCGGAAGTACGGACTCGAGTACGCAAAGGCGCATCGCGTTTTTCGACGAGCGCCGCTGCATCACCACTTCGAGCTCTCCGGCTGGACCGAAACGCAGGTGGTGGTGCGGTTCTGGATCCTCGGCATCTTCTGCGCGTTCGTCGCGCTGACCACGCTCAAAATCCGATGA
- the murF gene encoding UDP-N-acetylmuramoyl-tripeptide--D-alanyl-D-alanine ligase has product MTDGRASSLSNTGAAPFGREREGGESFWTPDRAARALASCARGALPRGSSRFTEVSTDTRDIAPGALFVALAGEHFDAHEFLRDAVARGAQGVVVARPEAASGLGVPVYPVTDTLIALGALASYRRRAWGPNGPVIAIAGSNGKTTTKELARAALASRLEVHATAGNLNNLVGVPLTLLALPDAADAVVVELGMNVPGEMARLRAIAEPTITVITCIAEEHLEGLGSIEGVMREESIALDGAQIGVVPAAQPELVSAARGRVRRLVTAGLGEGDVCAARWGAAPDGRGWLEVDGVTVRPPVPGAHNLRNAMLAIAVARECGIPAADAARGIEGAVIPPMRMAWESLGAATLINDAYNASPASMRAALDVLGGLTGGRQRVAVLGTMRELGSHAARLHGEIARDALATSVEVIAAVGEMAAALQAAAPADPRLVLAEDLDALWPRLEARLARDAIILLKASRGVRLERLVPLLTAWATR; this is encoded by the coding sequence GTGACGGACGGCAGGGCGTCATCGCTCAGCAATACCGGCGCGGCGCCGTTCGGTCGTGAGCGGGAGGGAGGGGAGTCGTTCTGGACGCCCGATCGCGCGGCCCGGGCGCTCGCGTCGTGCGCGCGCGGCGCGCTGCCCCGTGGGTCGTCGCGCTTCACGGAGGTCAGCACCGACACGCGCGACATCGCGCCCGGCGCGCTGTTCGTGGCGCTCGCCGGCGAGCATTTCGATGCGCACGAGTTCTTGCGGGACGCCGTCGCGCGCGGCGCTCAGGGGGTGGTGGTCGCGCGGCCGGAGGCGGCATCCGGGCTCGGCGTCCCGGTCTATCCGGTGACGGACACGCTGATTGCGTTAGGCGCGCTGGCCAGCTACCGGCGCCGCGCATGGGGACCCAACGGGCCGGTCATTGCGATCGCGGGCTCCAACGGCAAGACGACGACGAAAGAGCTCGCGCGTGCGGCGCTGGCGAGCCGGCTCGAGGTGCACGCGACGGCGGGCAACTTGAACAACCTCGTCGGCGTGCCGTTGACGCTGCTCGCCCTTCCCGATGCCGCGGACGCGGTGGTCGTGGAGTTGGGCATGAACGTGCCGGGCGAAATGGCGCGCCTGCGCGCGATCGCCGAGCCGACGATCACGGTCATCACGTGCATCGCGGAAGAACATCTCGAGGGATTGGGGAGCATCGAGGGGGTGATGCGCGAGGAGTCGATCGCGCTCGACGGTGCGCAGATCGGCGTCGTGCCGGCCGCGCAGCCGGAGCTCGTGTCGGCGGCGCGCGGACGCGTCCGGCGCCTGGTGACGGCGGGGCTCGGCGAGGGCGACGTGTGCGCCGCCCGGTGGGGCGCCGCACCGGACGGACGCGGATGGCTGGAGGTGGACGGCGTGACCGTCAGACCGCCGGTGCCGGGCGCGCACAACCTGCGCAACGCGATGCTCGCGATCGCCGTCGCCCGCGAATGCGGCATCCCCGCTGCCGACGCGGCGCGCGGCATCGAGGGCGCCGTGATCCCGCCGATGCGCATGGCGTGGGAATCGTTAGGCGCGGCGACGCTGATCAACGACGCGTACAACGCGAGCCCGGCGTCGATGCGTGCGGCGCTCGACGTGTTGGGCGGGCTCACCGGCGGTCGGCAGCGCGTGGCGGTGCTGGGCACGATGCGCGAGCTCGGCTCCCACGCCGCGCGGCTCCACGGCGAGATCGCGCGCGACGCGCTCGCCACCTCCGTGGAGGTGATTGCGGCGGTCGGCGAGATGGCGGCGGCGCTGCAGGCCGCCGCCCCTGCCGACCCCCGACTCGTGCTCGCCGAAGATCTCGACGCGCTCTGGCCGCGTCTCGAGGCGCGCCTCGCGCGCGATGCCATCATACTGCTCAAGGCCTCGCGCGGCGTGCGCCTCGAGCGACTCGTCCCGCTTCTCACCGCTTGGGCGACGCGATAG
- a CDS encoding UDP-N-acetylmuramoyl-L-alanyl-D-glutamate--2,6-diaminopimelate ligase — protein sequence MTPFDTARIVAALRAAGVLADTHGALPAQLTDVSDDSRHVQAGSLFVAVKGSERDGHDFLPQAAAKGAAAAIVEDRSRTELPAIVVRDGRRAAAIAASAAFDAPAEALRMVAVTGTNGKTTTVHILRHLLDGHGGKSASIGTLGVLVGSAGTPLGDGGDAALTTPGPVELQRTLRALVGAGVRSVAMEASSHSLDQHRIDGLAFESAIFTNLTRDHLDYHGTMEAYFDAKARLVSYLAPRGVAIVNADDPAWARLSGAPRTITFGLTDRAAVRAESMRYLPRGSEWRLVANTQRHALHLPLIGDFNVANALGASVAAWDLGQSLSEVASRLRTVPQVPGRLEIIHEHPTVLRDYAHTPDALERAIAAVRPFTRKRLIVVFGCGGDRDRGKRPQMGNIAERSADWVIITSDNPRTEDPDAILDDIERGMRRTNHERIEERDLAILQALERADARDDVILLAGKGHETYQIRGTVKHPFDEKVVVAELTGRMR from the coding sequence ATGACGCCGTTCGACACGGCCCGTATCGTGGCCGCCCTGCGCGCCGCCGGCGTGCTCGCCGACACCCACGGCGCGCTGCCGGCCCAGCTGACCGATGTGAGCGATGACAGCCGCCACGTGCAGGCCGGATCGTTGTTCGTTGCCGTCAAAGGGTCGGAGCGCGATGGACACGACTTCCTGCCGCAGGCGGCGGCCAAGGGCGCCGCGGCGGCGATCGTCGAAGACCGATCCCGCACCGAGCTCCCGGCGATCGTCGTGCGCGACGGACGGCGCGCGGCGGCCATCGCCGCATCGGCCGCGTTCGATGCGCCGGCGGAGGCGCTCCGCATGGTGGCGGTGACGGGCACCAACGGCAAGACGACCACGGTCCACATCCTGCGCCACCTGCTCGATGGACACGGCGGCAAGAGCGCATCCATCGGCACGTTGGGCGTGCTCGTGGGCAGCGCCGGTACTCCGTTAGGCGACGGCGGAGATGCCGCGCTCACCACGCCGGGACCCGTCGAGCTGCAACGCACGCTCCGCGCCCTCGTGGGCGCCGGTGTGCGGTCCGTGGCCATGGAGGCGTCGTCGCACAGCCTCGACCAGCATCGTATCGACGGCCTCGCGTTCGAGTCCGCCATCTTCACCAACCTGACGCGCGACCATCTGGACTACCATGGCACCATGGAGGCGTACTTCGATGCCAAGGCGCGCCTGGTGTCGTACCTCGCGCCGCGCGGCGTCGCAATCGTCAATGCCGATGATCCGGCGTGGGCCCGATTGTCCGGTGCGCCGCGCACGATCACGTTCGGTCTCACCGACCGCGCCGCCGTGCGCGCCGAGTCGATGCGGTACCTGCCGCGCGGCAGCGAGTGGCGTCTCGTCGCCAACACCCAGCGACATGCGCTGCACCTGCCGCTCATCGGCGACTTCAACGTCGCCAACGCCCTGGGAGCGTCGGTCGCCGCGTGGGATCTTGGCCAATCGCTGTCCGAGGTCGCGTCGCGGCTGCGCACCGTGCCGCAGGTGCCGGGCCGGCTCGAGATCATCCACGAGCATCCCACCGTGCTGCGCGATTACGCGCACACCCCCGACGCGCTCGAACGCGCCATCGCGGCGGTGCGGCCGTTCACCCGCAAGCGCCTGATCGTCGTCTTCGGATGCGGCGGCGACCGGGACCGCGGGAAGCGTCCCCAGATGGGCAACATCGCCGAGCGTTCTGCGGATTGGGTGATCATCACCAGTGACAACCCGCGCACCGAAGACCCCGACGCGATCCTCGACGACATCGAGCGCGGGATGCGCCGAACGAATCACGAGCGCATCGAAGAGCGGGATCTCGCGATCCTGCAAGCGCTGGAGCGCGCCGATGCGCGCGACGATGTGATCCTGCTCGCAGGAAAAGGCCACGAGACGTATCAGATTCGGGGCACGGTCAAACATCCCTTCGACGAAAAGGTGGTCGTGGCGGAGCTCACGGGCAGGATGCGGTGA
- a CDS encoding penicillin-binding transpeptidase domain-containing protein, producing the protein MLRQSRITLIHLSLVLFAGAIVVRAAQVQLFQSKQWTQKAARQHFASTEIPASRGAIYDVSGAPLAMSRAMLRLSLSPREIKDRRAVGRVLTSLGVPGEFVSRATDARRAWVDLPGTYSPARAADLAAMRGVYTRPTVDRVYTPREATRRIVGWVDDTGTARGGLELTLDSLLRGTDGHAVTARDARGRRFDSPADSDVAPEPGDAVQLTINQELQEISVRALSDAIAKMGATGGDIVILDPQDGEIRAMASQRVGQPTFGNPALSEPFEPGSTVKPLFAAMLLQRGLAHPTDTVNTENGVYTIEGRTIHDEEPKPQLTLAQAIEYSSNIAMVKFVSRLTPRQEFETLRDYGFGMPTGVPYPGEASGILYPPSEWSRQSPASMAIGYEVAVTPLQLAAAYGAIANGGDLLEPALIKEIRARDGTVLYRHDRRVVRHLLSPQVAATVRKMMVGVVQGGTSTEAQLARFTLAGKSGTARRGATKHGYSAGRYTASFVGLFPADKPLYVIIVKLDDPKSTIFGGKAAAPVSKIVLQAAIASRDAALDRNALASSETLSKIEDTTVASTGDVARAPAAPDTDDAPAPPIVVTLPARAAAQRTLPPRAVPDVHGLSIRAAVYALHHAGFRVQASGAGTAQSTLPNAGVVTGAGAVVRLVTSP; encoded by the coding sequence GTGCTTCGCCAGAGCCGTATCACTCTCATTCACCTGTCGCTGGTGTTGTTCGCCGGAGCGATCGTCGTGCGCGCGGCGCAGGTGCAGCTGTTCCAGTCCAAGCAGTGGACGCAGAAGGCGGCGCGGCAGCATTTCGCATCCACGGAGATTCCCGCATCTCGCGGCGCGATTTACGATGTGAGCGGTGCTCCGTTAGCCATGAGCCGGGCGATGCTGCGGCTCAGCCTCTCGCCGCGCGAGATCAAGGATCGGCGCGCGGTGGGGCGCGTCCTGACCAGCCTGGGCGTGCCGGGGGAATTCGTGTCGCGCGCGACGGATGCGCGGCGTGCCTGGGTGGATCTGCCGGGGACGTATTCGCCGGCGCGCGCCGCGGACCTGGCGGCGATGCGCGGCGTGTACACGCGCCCAACGGTGGACCGCGTGTACACGCCGCGCGAAGCGACGCGGCGCATCGTCGGGTGGGTGGACGACACCGGCACCGCGCGCGGCGGCCTCGAGCTCACGCTCGATTCCTTGCTGCGCGGCACCGATGGACACGCGGTGACCGCGCGCGACGCGCGCGGGCGGCGATTCGATTCCCCGGCCGACAGCGATGTGGCGCCCGAGCCGGGCGACGCCGTGCAGCTCACGATCAATCAGGAGCTGCAGGAGATCTCGGTGCGCGCGCTCTCCGATGCGATCGCCAAGATGGGCGCGACGGGCGGCGACATCGTGATTCTCGATCCGCAGGACGGGGAGATCCGCGCGATGGCGAGTCAGCGCGTCGGGCAGCCGACGTTCGGCAACCCGGCGTTGAGCGAGCCGTTCGAGCCGGGCTCGACGGTGAAGCCGTTGTTCGCCGCGATGCTGTTGCAGCGCGGCCTGGCGCACCCGACGGACACGGTGAATACCGAGAACGGCGTGTACACGATCGAAGGCCGCACCATCCACGACGAAGAACCGAAGCCGCAGCTGACCCTGGCCCAGGCGATCGAGTACTCGAGCAACATCGCCATGGTGAAGTTCGTCTCGCGCCTAACGCCGCGGCAGGAGTTCGAGACGCTGCGCGACTACGGCTTCGGCATGCCGACCGGCGTGCCGTATCCGGGCGAGGCGTCGGGGATTCTGTATCCGCCGTCCGAGTGGTCCAGGCAGTCGCCGGCGTCGATGGCGATCGGATACGAGGTCGCGGTGACGCCGTTGCAGCTGGCGGCGGCGTACGGCGCGATTGCGAACGGCGGCGATCTGTTGGAGCCGGCGTTGATCAAGGAGATCCGCGCGCGCGACGGGACCGTGTTGTATCGTCACGACCGGCGCGTCGTTAGGCACTTGTTGTCGCCGCAGGTCGCGGCCACGGTGCGCAAGATGATGGTCGGCGTGGTGCAGGGCGGCACGAGCACCGAAGCGCAGCTGGCGCGGTTCACCTTGGCGGGCAAGAGCGGCACGGCGCGCCGCGGCGCCACCAAGCACGGGTACAGCGCCGGCCGGTACACGGCGTCGTTCGTCGGATTGTTTCCCGCCGACAAGCCGCTCTACGTGATCATCGTGAAGCTCGACGATCCCAAGTCGACGATCTTCGGCGGGAAGGCCGCGGCGCCGGTGTCGAAGATCGTGTTGCAGGCGGCGATCGCGTCGCGCGATGCGGCGCTCGACCGGAACGCGCTCGCCTCGAGCGAGACGCTGTCGAAAATCGAGGATACCACCGTGGCCTCGACCGGCGATGTCGCGCGCGCCCCGGCGGCGCCGGACACGGACGACGCGCCGGCGCCGCCGATCGTGGTCACGCTGCCGGCGCGCGCGGCCGCTCAACGGACGCTGCCGCCGCGCGCCGTCCCGGATGTGCACGGCCTGTCCATTCGCGCCGCCGTCTACGCGCTCCACCACGCCGGTTTTCGCGTGCAGGCGAGCGGCGCCGGCACGGCGCAGAGCACTTTGCCTAACGCAGGCGTCGTCACGGGCGCGGGCGCCGTCGTGCGGCTGGTGACCTCGCCATGA